DNA sequence from the Nicotiana tomentosiformis chromosome 3, ASM39032v3, whole genome shotgun sequence genome:
aagCGACTATACAATGTGATTTATGAAATTAACACCAAACTTTAAAGTGATCATATTACCAAAAACAATTTAGGAGTAACCAACACTTCCtgaataaaaggaaaagaagtgaCTAGCTTGCCCTCTATTTATTTGTAATGAGAATTGAACTATTTTGAAAACGTAAAAAGTAAAGCATAAAAATAGTAAATCATTTGAACTTTTATAGATGGTATCATATATAGTACAATGAAATATGATTGTATGTAACTTAACCGTGTATTATATTACAGAAAAAGTATTATTCAcacaaattaaatttttttttcttattgcTAATTATTGAACTTATAGATATTTGAAGGAGAACAAAATGAAAAAAGGAATACTCTATTGAGGGGAAATACTTTCAGTTTTTCTGATTGGCCAACCATTGAAATCAAGAACGCAAAAGATCATGCAAAATCGGAAGGGAACTtatagtctgtttggccaagcttcaaaatttatttgttttgaaaagatttttttgttaaaagtattttttttaaaatacttttagaaaataataatttatgtTAGGCTAATTAATTTTCTTAAAGCAACAAAACAGTTAGTTTGGAATAGTATTGTACGAATAGTCGTAAGGGTCTTATTACCTCTTTATTATCAAATTTGCTAATTCCTCGTACTTACGACTCCTATGGTTTTCATGCATGAATATGTGATGAATGGaaaattcatatatatatttcTCCTTTAAGCATTTCCCAAGGCATTGGTAGTTGGAGCTATGTTCATACCCTATTCATGAAGCTTCTTATTGTCGTTGGAAATATGCATGTtttaaggagaaaaagaaaaacaattccTTCTTTTCAGCTTATAAAATCCTTATAAAATCAACTTTTCGGATACTCAAAGTTATTAATGGGATATATGGTGTTTCACCATGATAATTATTCTACTTATATACATAAGCCACTAGCCAAGATGAATGTGGCCTAGGTCATAAGGTCATGtgtatagcacaggaaaatataatTTTGCTTTCATCGTGCAGCTAAgatgaaaaattagtattattTAATGTAAACAATTTAACTATTTTCAAAAAGCAAAAGGGCACATGTATACTTatatgtaattttatttttttattttattcttaacAATATACTTTTTGTAACCACATAAATATCATGAGatgttttaaaacataagttttaTATgtcgttttttctttctttaatttcGTGCTAGATTAACAACCACCACATAAATTAAATAGAGGAGTAAAAAAAACCAAATATATTTTGAGAAAAGGCTAACTACCCAGTTATTAAGGGTGTATTTGGTacgaagaaaaataatttttaaaaaatatcatCCATTATTTTTATGTttgttggcttaaatattttccTCATATTTTTCTCCAGTTGGAGGAAAATAATTTCCCCGCCAAAAGAACGGAAAACATTTTTCAAAACCTTATCTCAACCTTCCTCACTCTATTTTCCACCCCAACCCTCCACCCCCTTGCCCCCACCTCCACCTGCCCCCCTCCCCCTCGCTTATACCTCACCCCACCGCCGCTACCCCCCACCCCCTCCCCCTAATATCGTTGCCGCCACTAACCCACCACCCTTCCCCACCCTTATTCATTTCGTGTTTgtctaaattatatatttttttaaaatattttatgctACCTAACCAAACACCGAAAAATAAGTAAGAAAACTACTTATTTTCCAATAAAAGATTTTCTAGAGAAAGTATTTTTCTtcaataccaaacacaccctaactCTTCACTCTCTTTTGTTGTCATGAAGAGTCCAATTTTGACCATTAAGTTTTCCTCATAGACCTACTTTTATGACTTGCTACTAGCAATAGAATCTTGGAAGTTCAAATTCCAAAGAAACTTATGTTTATTAAAAGTTAATGTCAGCAAATGTAGCTAAACCACATGGAATGCAAGCATCAGCCATTTTCATAACTTTTACTCTTTTAGCAGCCATATTCTCCTGCTTCCTTTTTTTTCCTAAACATTCATGCAGATTCCGTGGAGTTTCAGTTAGAAGTAGAACTCCTTATTTTTGTTTTCCAACTAACTTAATTTCTTTCAACTTCCTTAGCTCATTCGCTTCCCCTTCCTTCTCCTAATTTCACATGCATTTTCTCTTTAAAACATTCCAAACTGTGGGCCTGAAAACACAAAGTTTTACTCTCTGTTTATGTCAACCTATTTGATTAAATATATAGAGTTTAAGATAGAAAAAAAAATTTTTAAATTATCTAGTCCAATGTAAGCTATGATATTTCTATGACTATAGAATCATAATATTATATTAGGGataaaatgagaagtttaaagttaaattatttttaaatatcatACATATATATCACTTTTATTAAAACAGACAAAAAAGGATATAAATTTTTTGTGAGATTTCAAGTTGCTATAAACTTATAATATCTAAAACAATCCACATGGATAAGCATATGAGGACGTCAACCACATTTTAgcacctttttctttttcttgttccaATTATTTCATTCTTGTTTAATTTCCTTCAACTGAAGATTCAGCTTTTACCTTTGCCTTGTGTCTACTttgattaaacttttaaaataaagTTTTCATATTTTCCAAATTTAGCAAAACGTCTTACCAACTTCACCCCGAAAATCTTGCTAATATTCTTGCAAGTTATATATATTTGTCTTCTATTTTTGGTAAGTTCCCTCGACCCCGTGAAACTATAAATAGCCCTAATAACATCTCTATAGCAACTCACCTCTTTCTTTTCTATCATACAAACTATCAACACATTgttatttcaaaatataaatGGCTTATTTTACTAGGATGACAAGCTCTTTCTTTGCCTTATTGTTCTTCCTAGTTCTTGCTTGTGAAGCTAGAGTTCCAGGAAAAACTAGTAGAGGATTTGTTAGAACAAATGGTGCACATTTTGTACTAAATAGATCACCTTTTCTATTCAATGGTTTTAACTCCTATTGGCTTATGCACGTAGCATCTGATCCTAGTGAAAGGTACAAAGTCTCTGAGGTATTTCAAGAAGCATCTGCTGCTCGCCTTTCTGTTTGTCGAACTTGGGCTTTCAGTGATGGAGGAGATACAGCATTACAAATATCACCTGGTGTTTATAATGAACGTGTTTTTCAGGTAATTATATTtaggatttaacttatataaatTAACAAAGGAAAAAATTAcatcataaataaattattttaacatGTAGCAGAACCACTCTTATTTTCCAAGTTAAAATCCCACTTGTCATGGACTATATATTAATATCGACAATATTCTCTTCTAAGTGAGCTTTAagatttttactaaatattttaatAGGATAAGTTTCTCCTTTTATGAAATTCAGGGATTGGATTTTGTGATCGCTGAAGCCAGGAAATATGGGATTCGCTTAATATTGAGCTTCGTCAACAATTATAATGATTTTGGAGGGAGAGCTCAATATGCTCAATGGGCACGAAATGCAGGAGTACTCCAGATTAACAGTGAAGACGATTTCTACACTCATCCAGTGCTCAAAGATTATTACAAGAATCATATTAGGGTATGACAATATATACTACTGCTAGTATATATTTAAGAAATTACAAATTTAATTTCTTTCATACCACTAGtagaattttttaaaattatttttggctGTTTATATTTCAATCTGGAGCTAAGTAACTAATAATACTGTGATTATATTTATGTTGCGCAGAAAGTTGTAACAAGGTTGAATACTATCACTGGAATGGCTTATAGGGATGATTCAACAATAATGGCATGGGAACTTATGAATGAGCCTCGTTGTAAAGCTGATTATTCTGGGAAAATAGTAAATGTGAGCAAAAATATAGGGGAAAAATAGTTTGTTATTTCCAAATGTGACGTCTTTTGGCCTTCTAATATTGTGCGATTTTTTACAGGCATGGGTTCAAGAAATGGCAACTTTTGTGAAATCAATAGACAGGAAGCATTTGTTGGAGATAGGAATGGAGGGATTTTATGGTGATTCAATGCCTGAAAAGAAGCAATTTAATCCTGGTTACCAAGTTGGAACAGACTTCATTAGTAGTCATCTCATCAAAGAGATTGATTTTGCCACTATTCATGCATATACTGACCAATGGTAATTAAGCAATTCTTCTAGACCTCCAATTTTGACAAAGGAATATTTGTTCTTTAGATTTTACTCACTATGTTTCGACGGGTTAAAAAACACTTTTAGCTAGAATATGTCGTCCTAAACAAGTTATGACATTTATGTGACTCTAAATCATGATATTAAGGGTGAAAtctaaaatttaaagttaaaattGTTTTATAAATATAGAAATCtgattttttatataaaaaaaactatAAAAGAAAGAGTGATGGAACAAATGGAGTAACTTTTATACACTGACAGACGACAGTGTGAAAGATTCCATAAAACATCAAAGTTACTTAAAAAATAACTTAATGTAACTTTTCACAGAAATTAGAATTAGTAACCTAGAAAATACCTAGAATACACtagttgaaaaaaaaaattataatatcaaTGTGTACGTACGTATAATTTAAATTCTTTGAATTATGATACAAGATTTTTGATCGCAGGTTGTCGGGACAAAATGATGATGCTCAAATGGCATTCATGCAAAGGTGGATAACAAGTCATTGGCAAGATTCAAGCACAATACTAAAGAAGCCATTAGTCCTAGCTGAATTTGGAAAGTCAAGCAAAGATCGAGGATTCAATCTAAATGCAAGAGACACATTCATGAGTAGTGTATACAGAAACATCTATAATTATGCAAAATCAGGTGGAACTATGGGAGGGAGTTTAGTATGGCAACTAGTGGCACAAGGGATGGAGAATATTGATGATGGATACTCAATTATCTTAGCACAAAATCCATCAACTGCTGGAATTATCTCTGGCCAATCACATGCCATGACAACATTAGCTCATTTGGTTATTCAGTCCGACAAGTCTAAAACATAGCCATCATCCATTTTGGTAGAAAAGCATTTCCATAGTTGCTTCTTATATTAGATCAAATTATTCTTTAATTTTGATGatgcaagaaaaagaagaattatATAAGCTTATCATGCCCAATTTATTTTTAGTCACAATTGGAGAGTGTAATGCACATTATCAGAAAAGAGTTGATTAATTTCTTGAATGTATTAATTTTGTGCACATCGTCTGGAAGCAATGAAAAGTAGTGAAGTCATAATCTTATAGTTTGATAATATTGTTATCGGTGATTAATTCAAGTTATTTGACCATGTGGCTCAATGAATACTTCTGCTCTACGAGCGAAAAAGGCAAAAATATTCTTTCAAAACCATGCTGTTATTTTCTTTTCAGGGGGGAGTGTGAGTGGATCGGAGGTGGTTTAGGAAAGTAACAGAAAATAAAAACAAGCAACATGGAACAGTTAGCCACTCAGCAAATCTTGGTAGCAAgaatttcttcaatttgttttaaCTGATCATGCAACAAATCAGACTCATCTTCTAAGGCATCAGGCAGAAGTGACAATACCAGCGGATAGCAGTTATATGTTGTCATGAAAATGTATTTTGAATTCCGGCTAAAAATGCATAAGCGGTTTTCCTCGTACATATCTGATGCATGCATATAACTGCTGAGTTTCGTCCTCTATCTTATCCACTGAATGAATGTTTTTTCCAAAATGCACTGAGCAAAACTATATGCTTACTCGCTATATCGATCAGATATAACAAAAACACGAGTTACTACGCCTCCCACATCATACTCCCACTTCTGGGAAAAAGTTGTCCAGACAATGCTTTTAAACGCTAGTTAAACTGATGAGAAGAATACATCAAGGTAGGCTCATATAAGAGGAAAGTTCATTTCACAAAACCAAGAGCTCAAATTCTAGAAAAAAAGACTGAActgtgccatctctttcattatttCTTAAACCCATCGTTGAGAGCCAATTGTTTTTACAAATACAATTAACACGAGGCAACCCTTTTTCAACAAATTATATGAATATTTTTTAAGAATAAAATGCCAAACAAGGAAAACAAAAACTCAGCCACGCTATTCTACAAAAAGAGTCACTCTACAACAATCTTCGCCTACCCAGGCAAATACTGCCATGCAGCATAATATGAACAGGTTTCTCCATGGCATTGCTGGCAAAAATCTTTAATCACGTGGGATGAACAGCTCCCCATATTGATCTGAATCAGATCGTCCGAACTCGTTTCACAAGGGCGCTACATGCTAGCATTTAGAGCAAATCCAATAGAGGGGGCTGCTCTGGCTGAGACTTTGCATTACTAGACCCTGATGTTGAGGACCTCAGTTGCCCTTGATTTCCCCTTCCTCTTCCCCTTCCTCTACCAACAGCAGTTGATGGAGGTGGAGCAAGCCTTGGTGCAGTCTGCTCACCCTTGTTCGAGGAAAAAATTGATCCAATATCGTTGGCTCGACCACTAGAAGCATTCATAGCTGATGGCCCTTGACTTTGTTTCATAAATCCAACAGAATTCTGTGGGTTAAAACCCCAACTAGTGAGACCATCAGTGTGCGATGCAGTTCCTTGATTCTGTTTCAAGGGCTGAGAAGAAATTGGGGTGCTGAAAGCCCAAGAATCAAGGCCATTTGTTTGAGAGTTTAAACCATTCAGAAGAGTTGCACTATTGGCAGACACGGGTCTGTTTGCGAATGGGGCCACTGATCCATTGTTCAAAGAGTGAGAAGCAGCCGAGGAGCCACTTGGCCGGGGAGGCCAGTTAGCAAAAGGATCAATATCATCGAGAGTTGAACCCAATGCCCCCTTATTTTCTGGTTGTTTCTCAGAACTCCCAAGGATGGTGGTACCAAATGATGAAGATCTAGGAGGCCATTCCACATCAACTGCAGGACATGAAGATGAAAGTTGCTGGCTAGATAGAGCAGATGTCATGGACGATTGTGAATGTCCAGAATTAACTTGGATCGACTGGCCTGCAGTAGTAGACTGAGCAGGCAATGTTGTAGAAGACTGGATGGTGGTTGAAGGTCCCCTTGCAGGAACCCAGTCTTCGTCCCATGATGGGCTGCGTTTTGTGGTAGGTTGAGAATTCGCACTTGTTTTATTCACTTGTCTGGGCAGCTGACTGTCAACTGTTGGAGATGATTTTATGTTTACTGCTGGATTTCCAGAGTCACTCAGTGTCACTCCTCGTTTCTCTTCTATTTTCCTGTATCccaagaaattgaaaaaaataataataaatggagATGATACAAAATTTAAAACCTGATGCACTAGAAAGTTCACTCAAATGGAAGTCTACAAGTATACATTACAGCATACCATTTCTTAAACATGTAGAACTGCTTTTTCTTTTGTCTTCTCCTTTACTTTTACATTTCGtttaattcttttttcttttttttttcttttttttttggggggggttAGTGTTGCCATGTGCCGATGTCAAAATTTCTCAATTAAGCAAAAGCAAGACTGAAGCACACAAGTTTTGCAGTTGGTATCCTACTAATCATAAAACAACTGGAGAGAACAAGAAAACACGGGCTACCAGTTAGCTCATCAACGTTTTTAGCATCTGCAAGTTCCAGAATCCCTCTTTCAAGTGTGTACATGGACATGTGTGTGTGGGTGGGGATGAGTATTAGCGGCTGGATGTAAAATGCAATACCTGAGAATATCCTTCACAAAAGCCATATATTTTGCAAACTGCTGAACATTTAATTGTTGAGCAATGAGAAGAGGCATGACAAGTGGAAGGACATGCTCCGCCACAAATTCTATCCCATTCTGGAGAAAAAACAAATTATGTAAAAGCAAAGCAATCAGTTAGATACTGTTGGTGTAAGCACCAGCAATCAAGTTGGCCGAGATAGCATATACCTTCTTCAAGATAGAGTTGGCTACTCCAAGGGTACACATAAGAGTTGGTGCAGAACGATCAACTGCAGTACAACGTTGGATTGTCTGTAAGATCTCTAGAACAGCAGGCCTATCTAGCGTGTGAACCATATCCCCCAAACATAACAATGCATTGACCCTCACCTGCGAAGAGAAAAAATTATTGCGTGTCTATCAATGTTCAACTTGGTCAACCACCAAAAAGAAGGGGCTAGCTTATCAACAATCAGTGACACTGGAAAACGAACTTATGTATCAAGAAAAAATGATTTAGGAATGTTCACAAGGTAAACAAATGTGACAAAAAACTTTAGGGATATTGACGTGCCAAAGCAAAACAAGCAGTCTTTTGCTCTGAAAGGATGAAATTTACGATGAAACTATCAATTCCCCAATATTCAGGATTTTGTGGTTTTTCAATTCGCAGTCACAACTCACAAAACTTTTGAGTAACTCATGCCATAACATTCCTGCACAGAATAATGACTACGTACCGCAGCAACAGTTGTTTTCAGTGCCAAACCATGAACACGAGGCATGATTGCCTGTTTTACtaactgcaaaaaaaaaaatgcatttacaaactcaaatatgaaATCAATTATAAGTCTAATAGCAGTAATGTGATACTAGTTCTCCAGACCTTCAGATCATATTCATTCACATCCAAGCATTAATCTCTCCCCTAACACGTATGCAGGTTACATCAATATTTGACAAAGAGAAATAAACCTCATACGCGGGTTAATCAATGTTTGACAAAGAGAAATAGACCTCATTGTGTCACAGGAAACTAGTGTTAAGTGGTCAACTAAAATTAAGCTTACCATACACACACACGAATCAACTGTGAACAATCTTCAAAACTCTAAGTGAAGTTCATTAACTCCACAAATAGAAGACTATGACCTACCCAATAAAGTGTCAATATTTATCTTAAATCTTGAATGGTTAACGAGATAATTCATTCCAAGGATTTACATTGAGATAAAACCATTTTTATAAAGCTTTTTGCGCGGAATATTAACTTGTAATGTAATTCTTAACATTTTGTACATAATCAACCCATGTAATTAACAAAAGGAAAATAGAGCCTACTGTGAACTGAAACAGCAACATAATTTTTCAAATTACATAGAATGGTTGAGAAGTGAAATCCACTAGccacagtttttttttttttttttcattaatcCACTAGCCACATTTATAAAGAACAGTCATTTTTAATATTACTTTCTACATAAATGGTTAGAGGCCACGAAAAGGCTACACCATTGCGACACTAATCTAAATGATGGTTTAGAACTCAAAATAGATAATACAACCAAATTCTGAACACCTCAGAAGCTAGAGAAGGAATGGTTGCAATTAGTATACTTCCAAACTACAACATAGATTCCGAAGCTGATAATTCAATAGAAGTTTTTCCTACAACGTTCTTAAAAGGGAGAAGAAATGGCACATACTATCTTCTATAGAGTGCCTTCCACGACATCACCTAGCAAATGTTCTGAGATTTTGATGTAACCTCTCCATTTTAGGATTTGTCCTCATACCTTGCTTTTCTATTACGAAATCACTTATCAAATGAGTATAAACCTAAAGA
Encoded proteins:
- the LOC104096825 gene encoding mannan endo-1,4-beta-mannosidase 5-like — its product is MAYFTRMTSSFFALLFFLVLACEARVPGKTSRGFVRTNGAHFVLNRSPFLFNGFNSYWLMHVASDPSERYKVSEVFQEASAARLSVCRTWAFSDGGDTALQISPGVYNERVFQGLDFVIAEARKYGIRLILSFVNNYNDFGGRAQYAQWARNAGVLQINSEDDFYTHPVLKDYYKNHIRKVVTRLNTITGMAYRDDSTIMAWELMNEPRCKADYSGKIVNAWVQEMATFVKSIDRKHLLEIGMEGFYGDSMPEKKQFNPGYQVGTDFISSHLIKEIDFATIHAYTDQWLSGQNDDAQMAFMQRWITSHWQDSSTILKKPLVLAEFGKSSKDRGFNLNARDTFMSSVYRNIYNYAKSGGTMGGSLVWQLVAQGMENIDDGYSIILAQNPSTAGIISGQSHAMTTLAHLVIQSDKSKT